The nucleotide sequence CACTTCAATCGTGAAAGGTACCATCCGCAAGGAAGTGGATTTGCAGCCCGCCGATGGGGTTCGAGTAACGCTTCGCAATGAGAAAGACAAGACCGAAGAAACCGTAACCACGGGTCCTGATGGAGGCTATGAATTCGATATGGATCCCAATTCGAATTATACCATCACCACCGAAAAAGACCGCTACACCCGGGACCAAAATCAAATAAAAACGCCCAAACGTGGCGAAGTGGTAGAAAATAACGTGGGTATCTACGGGGAGGGCGATGTGTTCAAACTGGACAATATCTACTATGACCTTGATAAGTTTTTCATTCGTCCCGATGCCGCCAAGGAACTGGAACGTGTGGTGGCGTTGCTGAAAAAATATCCCGAAATGACCGTAGAGCTACGCTCCCACACCGATAGTCGGGCCAGTAATTTTTATAACGAAAAACTGTCCGAACGCCGGGCCCGGGCCGCTTACGACTATTTGGTGCGTCGCGGAATCAGCCCGATGCGACTGGTAGCCAAGGGATATGGAGAAACAGACCCCGTAAACGATTGTGTGGATGGCGAAGAATGCACCGAAGATGAATACCAGCTCAATCGCCGGACCGAATTTAAAATCCTGGCTGTACAGTAGCCGATTTGGTAAATGAATTTAAGGTACCTGAGTCACTTTTCTCAAAGGTACCCTTTATATCCATGAGTGCCCCGCTGCTTGTCGGGGCACTCTTTTTTGTAGAAACTCATAACTTGCGTTAAACCAGTATTCGACCAAAAGACAGAATGAGGTAAAACCTCCAAAATCTGTTATATCTCGATGAACAATCATCCAAAACCCAGAAAAACTTACACAGATATTTCACTTCCGGAAATGAAGCGAATTCAGTCAGAACCTAATACGATTGTAGTGGACGTGCGTGAGCCCTGGGAGTTTGAAGAATTCAATGAAGGCGGTATCAATATTCCACTGTCGACGATCCGAGAGAAAAGGCAAGTACTGGAAACATTCGACACGATTGTCGTTATCTGTACCAACGGTACCCGCAGCAAAGTAGCCGCGCTAGATTACTGTAGGGTACCTACCTGGGCCGACAAATCCATTTATCACCTTCGGGGAGGTATCCTTGAAGCTGAGTAAGAGGGGCGGAAGTATTTGTCAGAAAGGCAGGTAAAAGCTACGGATGGGACTTAGATTGTCTCAATTTCTAAGGTACCCTCGTACACCCGTACTGCCGGGCCAATCAGATAAATATCGTCAAATTGTCCTGATTCCAGTTTCCGGAATTCGACCTGAAGGTTTCCACCCACCACAGCGATATCAACCGGACTTTCCCAGCCAAAATGGGCGTGCGACGAGAGTGCGCAGGCCGTCACACCCGTGCCACAAGAGTAAGTTTCGTCTTCTACTCCGCGTTCGTAAGTACGTACTTTGAGAAAATTGGGAGATACAACTTGCACGAAATTCACATTGGTCCCCCCGCGAGGACCGTAGGTTTCGCCATAGCGGACGGCTCGCCCAATGGTGACTACATCGGTTTTGTCCACGTCATCGACATAGGCCACATAGTGTGGAGAGCCTGTATCCAGAAAATCGTAGGTTTCATGTTGCTCAGAATCACCTACCGGGCTCATTTTCAACCGTATCGAATGCTCATTTGCCGTCGCTTCGTGAACTCCATCCACCGCCATGAACGTGGTATGCTCCTGGAATATACCCAAATCGTGCGCAAACCGGACCGTACAGCGGCCACCGTTTCCACACATACTGCCTTCGGCGCCGTCGGCGTTGAAGTAGACCATTCGGAAGTCATAGCCAGGTTCATTCCGCAGCAAAATCAGGCCATCGGCTCCGATACCGAAACGCCGGTGGCAAAGCCGGGCTACCAATTGCGTCGAAACCGGAAATGATTCGGTCCGATCGTCAATCAGAATGAAATCATTTCCGGTACCCTGGTATTTATAGAAATTGAGAAGCATGCTTTTTATCCTTTGCTGGGTTAATTCCTGTAATGATTGTTTTAAAGAATTGGTTCAAGAGTATTCACTCCTTC is from Salmonirosea aquatica and encodes:
- a CDS encoding rhodanese-like domain-containing protein: MKRIQSEPNTIVVDVREPWEFEEFNEGGINIPLSTIREKRQVLETFDTIVVICTNGTRSKVAALDYCRVPTWADKSIYHLRGGILEAE
- the dapF gene encoding diaminopimelate epimerase; the protein is MLLNFYKYQGTGNDFILIDDRTESFPVSTQLVARLCHRRFGIGADGLILLRNEPGYDFRMVYFNADGAEGSMCGNGGRCTVRFAHDLGIFQEHTTFMAVDGVHEATANEHSIRLKMSPVGDSEQHETYDFLDTGSPHYVAYVDDVDKTDVVTIGRAVRYGETYGPRGGTNVNFVQVVSPNFLKVRTYERGVEDETYSCGTGVTACALSSHAHFGWESPVDIAVVGGNLQVEFRKLESGQFDDIYLIGPAVRVYEGTLEIETI